From Streptomyces qinzhouensis, one genomic window encodes:
- a CDS encoding SCO6880 family protein, with amino-acid sequence MTTQSHPIAPRRTYLIGRARPNAIIGKNRETGEIALIIAGAFLGMMSGLLVPYLVPRIALLMGFPLIALAAVYLPYKHRTFYRWFEINRSFKRTLRSGTVYRSTAAEAGTRLDGREVEIGPPPGIGRINWLAAPFGPDEIAVLLHADRRTVTAAIEIEGPGVGLRDSEDQEALVDRFGTLLKHVANGDGFVTRIQMLARTLPADPDAHAKDVAQRGDERSPEWLRESYDQLQSMVSTSSEQHRAYLVACMHYTRELAAEAHAMARAARPTKGRKLDKDAGLAVVMARELTDICARLAEADIRVRQPLGQGRLASLVHSMYDPDHPIDHIQAMTKRNAWPAELDAMEPTYLQAKTRESATRAPWCHATAWVKEWPMTPVGVNFLAPLLVHTPDVIRTVAVTMDLEPTEVAIERMLTEKTNDEADASRAAKMNRTVDPRDIAAHGRLDQRGEDLASGAAGVNLVGYITVSSRSPEALARDKRTIRASAGKSYLKLEWCDREHHRAFVNTLPFATGIRR; translated from the coding sequence TTGACCACCCAGTCCCATCCCATCGCGCCCCGCCGCACGTATCTCATCGGCCGGGCCCGGCCGAACGCGATCATCGGCAAGAACCGCGAAACCGGCGAGATCGCCCTGATCATCGCCGGTGCGTTCCTCGGCATGATGAGCGGACTACTCGTCCCCTATCTCGTCCCGCGGATCGCGCTGCTGATGGGCTTTCCGCTGATCGCGCTCGCCGCCGTCTACCTCCCGTACAAACACCGCACCTTCTACCGCTGGTTCGAGATCAACCGCAGCTTCAAGCGGACCCTGCGCTCCGGTACGGTCTACCGCTCCACCGCCGCCGAGGCGGGCACCCGGCTCGACGGCCGTGAGGTCGAGATCGGCCCGCCGCCCGGTATCGGCCGCATCAACTGGCTCGCCGCCCCCTTCGGCCCCGACGAGATCGCGGTACTGCTCCACGCCGACCGCCGTACCGTCACCGCCGCCATCGAAATCGAGGGCCCCGGCGTCGGACTGCGCGACAGCGAGGACCAGGAGGCCCTGGTCGACCGCTTCGGCACGCTCCTCAAGCATGTCGCCAACGGGGACGGTTTCGTCACCCGCATCCAGATGCTGGCCCGCACCCTGCCCGCCGACCCCGACGCCCATGCCAAGGACGTCGCCCAGCGCGGCGACGAACGCTCCCCCGAGTGGCTGCGCGAATCCTACGACCAGCTCCAGTCGATGGTCTCCACCTCCAGCGAGCAGCACCGCGCCTATCTCGTCGCCTGTATGCACTACACCCGGGAACTGGCCGCCGAGGCACACGCCATGGCCCGCGCCGCCCGCCCCACCAAGGGCCGCAAACTCGACAAGGACGCCGGGCTCGCGGTCGTGATGGCCCGTGAGCTGACCGATATCTGTGCCCGGCTCGCCGAGGCCGATATCCGGGTCCGCCAGCCCCTGGGCCAGGGCCGCCTCGCGTCCCTGGTGCACTCGATGTACGACCCGGACCACCCCATCGACCATATCCAGGCCATGACCAAGCGGAACGCCTGGCCCGCGGAGCTGGACGCCATGGAGCCCACCTATCTCCAGGCCAAGACCCGCGAGTCCGCGACCCGCGCCCCCTGGTGCCACGCCACCGCCTGGGTGAAGGAGTGGCCGATGACCCCGGTCGGCGTCAACTTCCTCGCCCCGCTCCTCGTCCACACCCCGGACGTGATCCGTACCGTCGCGGTCACGATGGACCTCGAACCCACCGAGGTCGCCATCGAACGCATGCTCACCGAGAAGACCAACGACGAGGCCGACGCCAGCCGCGCCGCCAAGATGAACCGCACCGTCGACCCGCGGGACATCGCCGCGCACGGCCGGCTCGACCAGCGGGGTGAAGATCTCGCCTCCGGCGCCGCGGGAGTCAACCTCGTCGGGTACATCACCGTGTCGTCCCGCTCGCCCGAGGCCCTGGCCCGGGACAAGCGGACGATCCGGGCGTCGGCCGGCAAGTCGTATCTGAAGCTGGAGTGGTGCGACCGCGAGCACCACCGGGCCTTTGTGAACACGCTGCCGTTCGCGACCGGCATCCGCCGTTAG
- a CDS encoding ATP-binding protein, with protein sequence MRDPLSSVTEAFTSFVFGKVESTRLPVRTSTGQAQAVYLPTAAPGLGDSGVIIGREVYSGKGYIYDPFQLYGQQLPAPHWLVLGESGNGKSALEKTYVLRQLRFRDRQVVVLDAQGEDGVGEWNLVAEQVGITPIRLDPMTALDGGIRLNPLDPAITNTGQLALLRTIIEVAMGHGLDERSGFALKVAHAYVNETITDRQPVLTDIVEQLRHPEAESAESMNVDIDDVRAWGLDVALVLDRLVDGDLRGMFDGPTTVGIDLDAPLIVFDLSHIDRNSIAMPILMAIVGVWLEHTWIRPDRKKRIFLVEEAWHIINSPFVAQLFQRLLKFGRRLGLSFVAVVHHLSDVVDGAAAKEAAAILKMASTRTIYAQKADEARATGLVLGLPRWAVEIIPTLTPGIAVWDVNGNVQVVKHLVTEAERPLVFTDRAMTESSRPLPEEIEAAEWEAEQRAELIERRRRQYDESASSESTVA encoded by the coding sequence GTGCGAGATCCGCTGTCCAGCGTCACCGAGGCGTTCACCTCCTTCGTCTTCGGCAAGGTCGAGTCCACCCGGCTGCCCGTGCGCACCTCCACGGGCCAGGCCCAGGCCGTCTATCTGCCGACCGCCGCACCCGGTCTCGGCGACTCCGGCGTGATCATCGGCCGGGAGGTCTACAGCGGCAAGGGCTATATCTACGATCCTTTCCAGCTGTACGGGCAGCAGCTCCCCGCCCCCCACTGGCTGGTCCTCGGCGAATCGGGCAACGGCAAGTCGGCCCTGGAGAAGACGTACGTCCTGCGGCAGCTCCGGTTCCGGGACCGTCAGGTCGTCGTGCTCGACGCCCAGGGTGAGGACGGCGTCGGCGAGTGGAACCTCGTCGCCGAACAGGTGGGCATCACCCCCATCCGGCTCGACCCGATGACCGCGCTCGACGGCGGGATCCGGCTCAATCCGCTGGACCCGGCGATCACCAACACCGGTCAGCTGGCCCTGCTGCGGACCATCATCGAGGTGGCGATGGGCCACGGTCTCGACGAGCGTTCCGGTTTCGCGCTGAAGGTCGCCCACGCCTATGTCAACGAGACCATCACCGACCGGCAGCCCGTCCTCACCGATATCGTGGAGCAGTTGCGCCACCCGGAGGCCGAGTCCGCCGAGTCGATGAACGTCGACATAGACGACGTCCGGGCCTGGGGACTCGATGTCGCCCTCGTCCTCGACCGGCTCGTCGACGGCGATCTGCGCGGCATGTTCGACGGCCCGACGACGGTCGGCATCGACCTCGACGCCCCGCTCATCGTCTTCGACCTCTCCCATATCGACCGCAATTCGATCGCCATGCCGATCCTGATGGCGATCGTCGGGGTCTGGCTGGAGCACACCTGGATCAGGCCCGACCGGAAGAAGCGCATCTTCCTGGTCGAAGAGGCCTGGCACATCATCAACAGCCCCTTCGTGGCCCAGCTGTTCCAGCGGCTGCTGAAGTTCGGCCGCCGGCTCGGGCTCTCCTTCGTCGCCGTGGTCCACCATCTCTCCGATGTGGTGGACGGCGCGGCCGCGAAGGAGGCGGCGGCCATCCTGAAGATGGCGTCGACGAGGACCATCTACGCCCAGAAAGCGGACGAGGCCCGGGCCACCGGCCTGGTCCTCGGGCTGCCCCGCTGGGCGGTCGAGATCATCCCGACCCTCACCCCCGGTATCGCCGTCTGGGATGTCAACGGCAATGTCCAGGTCGTCAAACACCTGGTCACCGAGGCGGAACGACCACTGGTCTTCACCGACCGGGCCATGACGGAATCGTCCCGGCCGCTCCCGGAGGAGATCGAAGCCGCGGAGTGGGAGGCGGAGCAGCGGGCGGAGCTGATCGAACGGCGGCGCAGGCAGTACGACGAGAGCGCGTCCTCCGAGTCGACGGTCGCCTGA
- a CDS encoding type VI secretion protein, with product MRHHPQHGPGAGGHGYGPPGPGGAARRSGGGVPDGLIAGLIGAAAAALFLVWSSTGLAGLLAHGSWPSGVSFTRTAPALRSLIGAPDELSAAWPETPPNELSGYGLFWGLAIGQVMVLFVLGVFTVGTRARWKAVRRARHEERLRQQDDRRSPYGYEDTVPPAVPHQHQHPRPAPPPVPAAPLDLGKPVPGPAPHREAEHPAPAEDAATPETAVPAPRLAPTPAVFFGGPDARRPTALRAARDAEGPLLVVTSDPAVWAETKDVRAKLGPVLVYDPGHLCDTPARLHWSPTARCEDAATARDRATALLAPVRPHARIDAAMADTAETLLHCWLHAAAVDGRPFKQVHRWAQGINTQESVRILRTHTKATAGLAGLLEAALTAHPERREIAQQLVARALSSLSSIHIREACTPNRTDALALESFINEGGTLYLVGEPQEDPRARPGAMPLLTALASDVVEHGRRMAARSSAGRLDPPLTLVLEDAAAVAPLPQLPALLSAGPVTGLPAFVLLRSPEQARARWQDPLPSPHGP from the coding sequence GTGCGGCACCACCCTCAGCACGGCCCCGGAGCCGGCGGGCACGGCTACGGCCCGCCGGGGCCGGGCGGCGCCGCCCGCCGGTCCGGCGGCGGGGTCCCCGACGGACTGATCGCCGGGCTGATCGGCGCCGCGGCCGCCGCGCTCTTCCTGGTCTGGTCGTCGACGGGCCTCGCGGGGCTGCTGGCGCACGGCTCCTGGCCGTCGGGGGTCTCCTTCACCCGTACGGCTCCGGCGCTGCGGTCCCTGATCGGCGCACCGGACGAGCTGTCGGCGGCCTGGCCCGAGACCCCGCCGAACGAACTGTCCGGGTACGGCCTGTTCTGGGGTCTGGCCATCGGTCAGGTGATGGTCCTGTTCGTGCTGGGCGTGTTCACGGTCGGCACACGGGCCCGCTGGAAGGCGGTCCGCCGGGCCCGGCACGAGGAGCGGCTGCGACAGCAGGACGACCGGCGGAGCCCGTACGGCTACGAGGACACCGTCCCGCCCGCCGTACCGCACCAGCATCAGCACCCACGGCCCGCCCCACCCCCGGTCCCCGCCGCCCCCCTCGACCTCGGCAAGCCGGTACCCGGGCCGGCACCCCACCGGGAAGCGGAACACCCCGCCCCGGCCGAGGACGCGGCCACCCCGGAAACAGCCGTCCCGGCCCCCCGCCTCGCACCCACCCCCGCCGTCTTCTTCGGCGGCCCCGACGCCCGCCGCCCCACCGCCCTCAGGGCCGCCCGCGATGCCGAAGGCCCCCTGCTGGTGGTCACCTCCGACCCGGCGGTCTGGGCCGAGACCAAGGACGTCCGCGCCAAACTCGGCCCCGTCCTCGTCTACGACCCGGGCCATCTGTGCGACACCCCCGCCCGGCTCCACTGGTCGCCCACCGCGCGCTGCGAGGACGCGGCGACCGCCCGGGACCGGGCGACCGCCCTGCTCGCGCCCGTACGCCCGCACGCCCGGATCGACGCGGCCATGGCCGATACCGCGGAGACCCTGCTCCACTGCTGGCTGCACGCCGCCGCCGTGGACGGCCGCCCCTTCAAACAGGTCCACCGCTGGGCCCAGGGCATCAACACCCAGGAGTCGGTACGGATCCTGCGCACCCACACCAAGGCGACGGCCGGGCTCGCCGGACTGCTGGAAGCCGCGCTGACCGCCCACCCCGAACGCCGCGAGATCGCCCAGCAGTTGGTCGCCCGCGCCCTGTCGTCGCTCTCCTCCATCCATATCCGCGAGGCATGCACTCCCAACCGAACTGATGCCCTCGCCTTGGAATCATTTATCAACGAGGGGGGAACCCTCTATCTGGTGGGAGAACCCCAGGAGGATCCCAGGGCCCGCCCCGGAGCGATGCCACTGCTGACGGCACTGGCTTCAGACGTGGTCGAGCACGGCCGCCGCATGGCCGCACGGTCATCCGCCGGCCGGCTCGACCCACCACTGACCCTCGTCCTCGAGGACGCGGCGGCCGTCGCCCCGCTCCCCCAACTCCCCGCCCTGCTCTCCGCGGGCCCGGTCACCGGCCTGCCCGCGTTCGTCCTGCTCCGCTCCCCCGAACAGGCCCGGGCCCGCTGGCAGGACCCCCTGCCCTCACCGCACGGCCCGTAG